The genomic segment CAGATCGCGGAGGTCGTGTACGGCGTGCTGCGCGGGGCCGGGATGACAGGCTGAGATGGACCGAATAACAGAGGAACGGCGGCGCTGGAACATGTCGCGGATTCGCGGCCGCGACACCGGGCCGGAGAAGGTCGTGCGGTCGCTGCTGCATCGCATGGGCTGCCGCTTCCGCCTTTACAGACGTGATCTGCCGGGTTGCCCGGATATAGTGCTCCCGAAGCACCGCAGCGTGGTCTTCGTGCATGGTTGCTTCTGGCATCGTCATGCTCGGTGCAGATTCTCTTACACGCCCAAAAGTCGCGTCGGCTTCTGGTCGGCGAAATTCGCCGAGAACGTCAGGCGCGATACCCGCGTACGGCGTGCCTTGCGAAATCTGGGTTGGCGCGTTATCATCGTATGGGAATGCCAGACGGCCAATCCGCAAGTGCTGGTGACCAAACTGGCACGGGCTTTCGAGCAAAAGGAGCGATCACGTGCGGGAACGCATCCGGTCGTTGGTGAAAAACGCCGATCGTGCTGCTGCCGCGCGATGGCTGCGGCAGACCGTCAGAACCATCGGTCCGGGGTTTCATTTTGATACGGCCCCAGGCGAGTACGTTGACGAAACAGCCACCCCGACGTTCCGACCTGCCGAGGCCCAACGTCTTGTCCGAGATCTCAAGCGTGCATCCGCCCTGCTGGGGCGCAGCGCTTTTGAGGATCTGTGCCTTCAAGCGGTTTGGAGAGGCCTCGGGCTCCGCTATGACCCCGCGCTAGCCCGGCTCGTCTCACTGGGCAGGTGACCATATTCGCGCTGACTGACCGCCCTTGAACCTGTCAAATTCATGAGGCAGCATTTCGAAGAGCTGAGACTCGTCCAGCGCATGCAGGTCGAACGTTCTGTCCAGCTGCATGATAACGTCCCCCAGTCGGCGTGCACTTCCGGTTCCCTTGCCGCCCGCTCCTCGACGCAGCGAGCCGTCTCCGTCGCAATAGAGTCGCGTTGCGGTGCCGACGATCGCCCGGCTTGTGACCAGCTGCGGGCGGGCTGCGATCTGTTCAG from the Planctomycetia bacterium genome contains:
- the vsr gene encoding DNA mismatch endonuclease Vsr, translating into MDRITEERRRWNMSRIRGRDTGPEKVVRSLLHRMGCRFRLYRRDLPGCPDIVLPKHRSVVFVHGCFWHRHARCRFSYTPKSRVGFWSAKFAENVRRDTRVRRALRNLGWRVIIVWECQTANPQVLVTKLARAFEQKERSRAGTHPVVGEKRRSCCCRAMAAADRQNHRSGVSF